One genomic region from Salvia hispanica cultivar TCC Black 2014 chromosome 2, UniMelb_Shisp_WGS_1.0, whole genome shotgun sequence encodes:
- the LOC125206541 gene encoding putative late blight resistance protein homolog R1B-12: MAAYGALVSVMLFIDEIQTHPNPPISIDHQQVESLTQLITSLQEFLQGYSPHSGYTKEEDAWENRIAEAAHAAEDVIEMYAGDQILARLRNDAQKITSIQFYQGLQKAIENMNLINVEIKEKMVLQNQLRIKEFVTPSAARDLSRSTSTAKNVTMIGFDDVLLQMLDKITIGGPDLQILPIVGMGGIGKTTLARNIFVSPLVQQHFDVCAWSTISRGYNAREILGQILDQVNKKENRMRDLSEDELGLDLYQYLIRRRYFIVIDDMWNIEAWDQVRRFFPHNRNGSRMEVTTRLSNLASHFNYSNGLDMKFLDEYASWDLFSKSVFGKESCPLELEDIGKRIVESCQGLPLFVAVIGRLLSKSERTRENWVIVEKKLSSIVSLDDKESCLEVLYMSYNHLPVHLKPCFLFLGIYNAYKIPIFSSQFLVARGLIKPINGKSLEEATEEYLDELVDRNLMLVKKGNRSFKMHDLLADLCLREARKLNLFSVSDERIIPKPLRRDGTRLSNKPSLFLFSDKVKDYVCEIWKMPQLRLVIIYGGTLDGAYCLPDPLSDEEDMVVLENLHTLIEVKNLKFGDGVLKRIPNIKTLKIRYDRKVDTSGKDSSEEEEEDSFEEEDVSREEDASGEEDDYRLNNICCLQKLETLRFRGSSQLAHIMQQLSFPHSLKTLSLKNTYLPWEDVKTKIGSLPLLQVLKLKNHSFCGSEWETCEDQFLNLKFLAIEECDPEIWITDNAHFPRLQHLHLCLVYKLKEIPLSIGDIPTLQSITMEYCSKSLVESAERIKEEQEELGNENLLIHEISLKKKT, from the exons atGGCTGCTTATGGAGCTCTAGTTTCTGTTATGCTTTTCATAGATGAAATTCAAACTCATCCGAATCCTCCGATTTCCATCGACCACCAACAAGTTGAATCTCTCACTCAACTAATTACTTCCTTGCAAGAATTTCTCCAAGGCTATTCTCCCCACAGTGGCTACACGAAAGAAGAAGATGCGTGGGAGAATCGAATTGCAGAAGCGGCTCACGCTGCTGAAGATGTGATCGAGATGTATGCCGGCGACCAAATTCTTGCTCGTTTAAGAAATGATGCACAAAAGATCACATCCATTCAATTCTATCAAG GTTTGCAGAAGGCGATAGAAAACATGAATTTGATCAACGTTGAGATTAAAGAGAAGATGGTACTCCAAAATCAACTACGCATCAAAGAGTTTGTGACTCCTTCTGCTGCTAGAGACTTATCTAGATCTACATCGACGGCTAAAAACGTTACTATGATTGGTTTTGATGATGTCTTATTGCAAATGCTGGACAAGATCACTATAGGAGGACCCGATCTCCAAATTCTCCCAATCGTTGGAATGGGTGGGATAGGCAAGACCACTCTTGCTCGGAATATCTTTGTAAGTCCACTTGTCCAACAACATTTTGATGTTTGTGCGTGGTCAACAATTTCTCGAGGGTATAATGCACGAGAAATTCTTGGACAAATTCTTGATCAAGTAAACAAGAAGGAGAACCGCATGAGAGATTTGAGTGAAGATGAATTGGGATTAGATTTGTACCAATATTTGATAAGAAGGAGgtattttattgtgatagatgATATGTGGAATATTGAGGCATGGGATCAAGTTAGGAGATTCTTCCCGCATAATAGAAATGGAAGTAGAATGGAAGTGACGACAAGACTATCAAACTTGGCATCTCATTTTAACTACTCCAACGGTcttgatatgaaatttttggaTGAGTATGCTAGTTGGGACCTATTTTCCAAATCTGTGTTTGGGAAAGAAAGTTGTCCTCTTGAGTTGGAGGATATTGGAAAGAGGATTGTGGAAAGTTGTCAAGGACTTCCGTTGTTTGTGGCTGTGATAGGGAGACTCTTATCAAAATCTGAACGAACAAGAGAAAATTGGGTGATcgtagaaaaaaaattaagttcaaTTGTTAGTTTGGATGATAAGGAGAGTTGCCTCGAAGTATTATACATGAGCTATAATCATTTACCAGTTCATTTAAAGCCatgttttctctttttgggAATATATAATGCTTATAAGATTCCAATTTTTAGCAGCCAATTTTTGGTTGCTAGGGGACTTATAAAACCAATTAATGGGAAAAGTTTGGAAGAGGCAACAGAAGAGTATTTAGATGAACTTGTTGATAGAAATCTTATGCTAGTTAAAAAAGGCAATCGTTCATTCAAAATGCATGACCTTTTAGCGGACCTATGTTTAAGAGAAGCTCGAAAATTGAACCTTTTTTCTGTGTCGGATGAGCGGATCATTCCAAAGCCTCTACGCAGGGACGGAACTAGACTTTCAAATAAGCCG tcactatttttatttagtgaCAAAGTTAAGGATTATGTTTGTGAGATCTGGAAGATGCCTCAACTCAGGCTTGTCATCATCTATGGAGGGACACTTGATGGTGCATATTGTCTCCCCGATCCTCTCAGTGACGAAGAGGACATGGTGGTGTTGGAAAATCTACACACACTCATTGAGGTGAAGAATCTCAAGTTTGGAGATGGGGTGCTTAAAAGAATTCCTAATATCAAAACACTGAAGATACGCTATGATAGAAAAGTAGATACCTCGGGAAAAGACTCCtcggaagaagaagaggaagactcctttgaagaagaagatgtcTCAAGAGAGGAAGACGCCTcaggagaagaagatgattaCCGTCTCAACAATATCTGTTGCCTCCAAAAACTCGAAACTCTTCGGTTTCGTGGTTCTTCACAACTCGCCCATATAATGCAACAACTAAGCTTCCCGCATTCCCTCAAGACGTTGTCATtaaaaaatacctatcttCCTTGGGAAGACGTGAAGACAAAAATCGGTTCATTGCCCCTTCTTCAAGTTCTCAAGCTGAAAAACCATTCCTTCTGTGGGTCTGAGTGGGAAACATGCGAAGACCAATTCTTGAATCTCAAGTTCTTAGCAATTGAAGAGTGTGATCCAGAGATCTGGATCACGGACAATGCCCACTTTCCACGCCTTCAGCACCTTCATCTTTGCCTTGTATACAAGTTGAAGGAGATTCCTTTGAGCATCGGAGATATACCAACACTCCAGTCAATCACTATGGAGTATTGCAGTAAATCTTTGGTGGAATCAGCTGAAAGAATAAAGGAGGAGCAAGAGGAACTTGGCAATGAAAACCTTCTAATTCATGAGATCAGTCTGAAGAAGAAAACCTGA